A part of Gallus gallus isolate bGalGal1 chromosome 30, bGalGal1.mat.broiler.GRCg7b, whole genome shotgun sequence genomic DNA contains:
- the LOC107050964 gene encoding ferredoxin-2, mitochondrial isoform X1: MTLRSRGPVTWRPTWPPPRGRCGGGCCAALRCGVCAEPRRRRSPREPCGVNVVFVDSAGRRVEARGRVGDNVLQLARECGVPIEGACEASLACSTCHVYVSAPHLEHLPPPCEREEDLLDTAPQLRVESRLCCQLTLLPPLEGAVFTLPRVTRNFYVDGHVPKGH, translated from the exons ATGACGCTGCGGTCACGCGGCCCGGTCACGTGGCGCCCAACATGGCCGCCCCCACGGGGGCGCTGTGGCGGCGGTTGCTGCGCAGCGCTGCGGTGCGGCGTCTGTGCGGAACCGCGGCGGCGGAGGAGCCCGAGAGAGCCGTGTgg GGTGAACGTGGTGTTCGTGGACAGCGCGGGGCGGAGGGTGGAGGCGCGGGGCCGCGTGGGGGACAACGTCCTGCAGCTCGCCCGGGAGTGCGGCGTTCCCATTGAGG GGGCGTGCGAGGCGTCCCTGGCGTGCTCCACGTGCCACGTCTACGTCAGCGCCCCACACCTGGAGCATCTGCCCCCCCCCTGCGAGAG GGAGGAGGACCTCCTGGACACGGCGCCGCAGCTGCGCGTGGAGTCGCGGCTGTGCTGTCAGCTGACGCTCCTCCCACCGCTGGAGGGCGCTGTCTTCACTCTGCCGCGCGTCACCCGCAACTTCTACGTGGACGGCCACGTCCCCAAAGGGCACTGA
- the LOC107050964 gene encoding ferredoxin-2, mitochondrial isoform X2 produces the protein MAAPTGALWRRLLRSAAVRRLCGTAAAEEPERAVVNVVFVDSAGRRVEARGRVGDNVLQLARECGVPIEGACEASLACSTCHVYVSAPHLEHLPPPCEREEDLLDTAPQLRVESRLCCQLTLLPPLEGAVFTLPRVTRNFYVDGHVPKGH, from the exons ATGGCCGCCCCCACGGGGGCGCTGTGGCGGCGGTTGCTGCGCAGCGCTGCGGTGCGGCGTCTGTGCGGAACCGCGGCGGCGGAGGAGCCCGAGAGAGCCGT GGTGAACGTGGTGTTCGTGGACAGCGCGGGGCGGAGGGTGGAGGCGCGGGGCCGCGTGGGGGACAACGTCCTGCAGCTCGCCCGGGAGTGCGGCGTTCCCATTGAGG GGGCGTGCGAGGCGTCCCTGGCGTGCTCCACGTGCCACGTCTACGTCAGCGCCCCACACCTGGAGCATCTGCCCCCCCCCTGCGAGAG GGAGGAGGACCTCCTGGACACGGCGCCGCAGCTGCGCGTGGAGTCGCGGCTGTGCTGTCAGCTGACGCTCCTCCCACCGCTGGAGGGCGCTGTCTTCACTCTGCCGCGCGTCACCCGCAACTTCTACGTGGACGGCCACGTCCCCAAAGGGCACTGA